Part of the Antedon mediterranea chromosome 6, ecAntMedi1.1, whole genome shotgun sequence genome, aaaataagtcgattctaataattatagcggcccgctataaatcccaaaatgcattgcgcgcggattgatatttttgtttttcacctgtaattcgcccacttttcgatcgatggtgaggccaaaacaaatggaagactcataacttttcagcgaaaatacctgGTTtacgtacgttaccgatgtttaccagctaggcctacaaaactaagcctagctaggctaggcctaagaccgtccacgagaggtcgatcgccgcgagctacttaggtagtgcattgtttctcactttttatcataatttaccataaaacgtacatttaagacaaggaatgacatggtttaatgtttttaaagtgatatatatgtattattttccaaaaaacgtccaaaattgcagggaaggggtctttaagaaAAATAGTGACTGTATAGTTAACCATAACTAGTTAGACATTATACTTATTAATttcctatttattattttaaaatttctaattattattttaataatttttatttagatATAGTTCATTTATTAGTTTGTAATCTgctttttcttgttttattcaagtttagaaaaattacaactgacatatatttgttattgttggtatactacattattttttttccagatCACTTTTGTTCTGTCCAAATCAATTACTGAATATAGATGTATTGTGCATGATTGTGCATAAATTACAAACATACTCAATAAGCACATCAAGTTTAGCCcatcatcaaaataatgttttaatttgttgtactgtattataaatatcTGACAAGGTTCAAACATGACATATTTTTATCGTCTTTCTGTAGATGTATGTGCAGTGAACTGTTACAATGGAGGTACCTTGAACGATAAAAAATGCAACTGCGCTTGCCCAGAAGGATTCATTGGAGAGTTTTGCGAAAATTCAGATATAGTAACAACAAAAGCACCACCAGCTTGTGACGGAATGTCATGTGGTGATTACGGTACACTTAATGAAACAAGGTAAACATAACTGTATTGTGCAATACCTCTGTTTCGAAATCCATCTGAATTTTCTCTACCTTTTGTATAATTAATGAATGATTGCAAAACAGGAGTATtcatatgtttatattatagtCTTATCATTCGGgatcgaaatatacatattaaaattTACCTTTACAAGGTCAAAAATACTACTCAGACAAGTAATGTACATAATTGCTAGTATATCAATACATTATGTATTAACATTTAGACATTTCTCTTTTACCTGGGCAGTGCAAGTCCCAAAACTACTACAAGTTCTGTACTTTGGCAATAATGACATGACATTTTATTTCAGTTGTACCTGTAAGTGCCAAAAGTATTACTCAGGCAAGTACTGTACAGAGGATGACACGCCCCCACCGTGTACGCTTCAGTGTGTAAATGGCGTACTTGATCGTGACAATTGTAGCTGTAATTGTGATCTGATGTACACAGGCCGTACTTGTAACAGTgagtttttatttaattcatgttGGCTGTCTAAAAAATTGGGAACTGTTATTTAGAGTTTTCTAATAATTCTTCATCTAGAAAATGGATTTTTCATTTTAGTTAGAAATACTACCTATTATCCCTCTCATCAATAATTTAAATGGAATAGtatttttcaattattgatAAACAGTTTTAAACTGTTCTAATAGAGattaaaaatgcaaatatttattttgataagtttaagaatattaaatattaatctgATAAAAACCAACTCAATTTTGATAAACCTTTCAGGGAATCCTGAATCCTGAACATCACCATagcataatatattattacagttaTCGTGTCTGTGTTTCTGTCTTTGGGAAAACCTACACCTACGTGAAAAATGGATGTTTATAAAGAGGAAATTACAGTGcattaacaaaaacatttctaattgtttgttaatatcattataagtaatattgttttatttttagaaaaagaTGAGAAGCCTTGCAGTAGACCAGATATTTGTCTTAATGGAGGAACGTGTTATGCAACAAACAATAATGATGTTATTGAGTTGTGCTAGTAAGTTTATCAATCATTTTATTGCATCATGTTCCTTGAATTTTCATTTTGGTTCTATGTACATTTGCTGATGTAGccacatttataattataaattcaattcaatatctaccaaatgaaaaaaaaaattaaaatttctataAACCATAGAAATACTCTATGCATAAAAAGatgtataaaacatatttttatactcTTATGACTAAAAGACAAATGTTGCCGGTAATGGCTAGCTAGCTTATGTACAAAGTATAGGTCTCATTTGCTGTATTGTTATGGGAAATCTTATGTATCGCTAAAATGAAAGCTTACATGcatgtttaatttatatattcagTTCTAAATTTCAGTGTGAACTGATGATTATTGCCTCTTATTTTCAGGTGTAAAATCGGTAATATATGGAGATGATACTTTTTATTGAACCAAATACATATCAGATTtttgttgtatatattataatatatatgatatgatattatatatacagtagatgACAAAATTGTCCTTGATATTGTGAATTGCAGTTACTATTATGATAGTTATTAAATGCAAACAACATAAGTTAATTTCAATCACTACATTTTTCTTCAGCTGTCCTGATGGGTATTCTGGTAATAATTGTGGAATCAagaactgtaatttaaattgtGGAGATCATGGAGAACTGATGACTGACCCTTGTAGTTGTGTTTGTGATAAAGGCTACAAAGGTGCCCTTTGTGATGGTAAGCGTTTTAATATATATAGtaaaagatatatttatttGGAAACTACAATAGgatgtttacattttgaaaaatatttgaaataaaagaatgGTATTGTACTAATCTTTCAAAGGTATAGCCACTTTATTGTGAAAATAGaagataaatttatatatatatatatatatataaacacaagaggcaaagaacaatATTGAACCACTTACACTGTTAAATCACATTTCAGTtcttttatgatgattttcctaataaattcaaatcaaaaatCTTTTTAAGCTAAAAAAATTGGTTGAAATCCTCTGAAAAGATATATTATAATTGCGATAAAAATGTGTGCTATTTTGACAAATGACATTGATTTCAGACGAGATTGTAGCAACGCCAACCAACAGCTTTTTACAACAGTGTACAGATGAAAACTATAACAAGAACTACTGCTTTAATGAGGGAACATGTTACGAGTTTATTAGCGATCCCAACAAACACTTGTGTTTgtaagtattaaaataaattagtttttacagatatgttatataaatattacaatattttatttcaaaataaatttaaacagtaAACAATTAagcttaaaataatttataaaaagagCCTTTACATTTAGAAAACATTTTAGCATCACTAAAATCATTTCGCAATAGACAGATTTTTATAAAACGACAGAATACCATTTAAAATAAACGTGCTGACACTTCTGttagtataattaatatagctaatataattataatatattttttattatgaaaCAGAATTGGtttatcatttttgtttacTAATAATTAGCAGTTAATATAGATGCggtaataatacaaattttacAAGTAAATATTTTGGTATCTAGTATTTAACATTCTAACTTCAAAattcattaatataataatggtaataattcaataattaattCAATCTTAATGAAAAACtcattttttgttatgtttattctttttttcattGTGATGTGTTGTTATATTCAATTTAGTACTGAACTCTAATTTGCCTTACATTGTTCATATATTGTCcattaaaactaaataaagtGTTTATAcccattaaaaaatatatatatatttggaaTACCCTAAAAATGAAGTTAAATTTCTATGataatttgttcaattttaaTGGACATTACATCATTAAGTGTTGTACTTTTGTACTGCACTTTTCTGTATTGCACTTTGCTTGTTGGTTCTGCACtaattgttgttgtatgttTCTCAATctcatttaaaaccatttaaatcactcatttcaataatttgacaATTTCAAATGTGAGAAAAAATGTCTCTTCACcttaagtattattatttttcattcaaattttgtttttaaataattacaaaattaatcTAAAATGGTTATGAGTACAATTATAGAGGAAAAACTGCTTGTACTATTTGGAAAATCAATCGTCcaactttaatttttttttttcagttataaaaacatttatttacatttatgtaTCTCTTCCAACATAAAATCATTGTGATAAATTGTATTGTACATGTTTATACATCATCTTCAGTGCATGTCATTAAATGGAACATTTGCATGCTTTCCGTTTTTGTGTGCTACATTACAATAGCATAATTGTTTACATAATAATCTCATTATGTAAATTGAATAGAATCTTTGTATTATCATAAACATATTTGCATGTCTTATTTCACATTAATGCACTTTTTGCATGTGTTTcttaatattttagtttatggatttaaaatatttgtttatatatttatatatactaatATTTGATAAAggatatttataatttacatagTTAATAATgcagtaaaacatttacaagtttaatttaagaaatacatatttatatttcattcactactaatatttatataataaaattaaatatgtaaatgaacAGGCACATAACAAATTCTAAATCGCACGGTGATGTACtgaaagttaattaatttaggaaagataaagatgaggaagtatgtgagaatgagaaaaagctgCAACAACCGAGAATGACCTaacaaagtaaaaatattattacatcccgaataataatacaaaatttaatatatatttttatatgtaaatgaatattcatatttaattaGGTACATTGGTATGATTGATAAATCATTAGTCGAAGTGTCATTTTTCATACAAATTTGAAACTTTTATGTCACCTGTCATGATAAAATTATGCTCAGCCATTGTGTAcaactgtttttattttcattttatgtttTGACATTTGTCATGTTTTCAATATTATACTCCAAACATGAATTAAAAgaatattcataattaaagaagaacaaaattgttaaatttaaaaatagacaATCAAcagtttaaattataaattatcgtattttttaacgaaatacATCAAATTTGTTAGTAAATTTAAAGAATGACATTCACGTTTCTGTTTTCTTACAGCTAAAAGTAATTGATGTGTCCCAAATAATTCTTtgctttcattttaaaatttccgTATTCTTTACTTCTGGTCTTCTTAATTCAATatgaaatttataataatatcacAGACATCATAATTATGTATCTACAAAGTGTAagtatttttaatgaaaaatatgtgTTAAATTGGCTGAGCATATCTTTTGATTGGCAGATGTCCAAATGGTGCGGAAGGGACGCGATGCCAACTCCTCACCACTAGTTTTGGTGACTGCCTTTGCCTCAACGGGGGCGTTTGTGTGCGCCATCCCGACGAGCAAAATGCTGTATGTTTGTGAGTACTGAGGCTATTGCTACGGATGTAGATTACATCACTACTTTTCTTTTCTTCCGTgtgtttcatttcatttacatcttttttaaaatcttaaatttcATAAACCATATACCAACACTTTTGAATATTTTCAGTTTATTCCTTAAAATCATCTCTTTATTATATAAACAGCATTTAAGAAGAAGTAGCTTGTTCGCTTATTACATGAAAATCAATTTTCAAAAAAGTGTTAAATTGGTAGAGATTTAgagttttatttagtttttggAATCTTTTTCATTTATCCAATTTGCAACAGAATGTATGAAGCACTTCTCTTTCAAATTTATCAAAAATTTTGTAATTTCAATGTTTGCCTTGACAATCCACATCTTACTGTAGGGATAGTAAATTAAGGAAATGAATTACTGTGACATTCCTTTTACGTAGAAACGAAATCAATTTACAACAAATTCCCAAACTGTCTAGATATAATCGGTTTACCCGTATCCCACTTAAAATCTTCAATGATGATATGAATGatagataataataacattatttgtcTGTTTGATTTCAAATATTATAATCACctgttgtttttttcaattgaaTAATTAGGAATTTACTTTCATTAACCACCAACACTAACATACTTCATAATGTTGAGTTCCACACTACATTAAATAAGTGAAAGTTTACATAGACATTTTcagatatattttatatactcCTTGTTGGAATATATCTTAAAATGGCAGGTTTAAAGTGTTTGTTTTTCATGGAGTGACTGTTTCTTGTATGTTTGGATACTTCTCTTGCTAGATATTCTCCTatgtatttaaatgtaaattatgtaCTTTTTCTTaacatatacataatattattcCTGTTTGAACATTTAAGAATATGTTGAGAAAAATAGATATCatttaacattgttttttttagccATTTTCTTAAAagctaaataatgtatttttgtactaatactgtagtatacatttaacataaaataacaaacagatAACAATAAAGAGTTCAATATTTGAAAATAGTTACCATTTAAAAAGCTGAATACAGTTGTGAActctttattgttttatacttCATTGATTAGTTCATCTTCTTATCATAATGACGCGAGTATAAGCCTGCCCCCTAATATTGAGTAATATAATGAAAACTAATTCTTCCTAGACGTTATACTGAAGTTTGTGTTTAGGGGTTAGGCTTATACTCGACTTGGTaaggtttttaatttgttgacacataattaattaacataacatgtagtggttaaatgtaatgaattgcTTGTGCACTGATGCCTGTGTATGTTTGTCTCTGTTGTTTCCAGTTGCCCCGCTCCACACGGCGGCAATCGTTGCCAGCTAATTTTACCAGTTGACATAAAAGATGGTGAGAACGCCAATCATCAAAGTAAGTTTGTGCATGGAATGCGCACTTTTCTTATTttatgtgttttgttttttacctCGTCTTGAAAATTTACTTACAGGTGTCTCAAAAACTTTATGGGTTTACGATGTGAATTGGTTAAAGCAGCCAAAACTTTCGATTGTAAGTAATTATCAGGCCAAGAAACTGCGTGACCTCTGAACCCTTCTCTTCATCAAAGCTGAGCTATTGTTAACAACCTCATCCATTTGATTCCTCTCAACTAGCAGTAAACTCACAGATGCAATAACAACTTTCCTCATCTCCTCTAGCGCTAATAGTTTTAGTAATCATTTCTATTAACCATAACGCTTTTGTAGTTTTTCACAGGAATTTCACACAATTACATTCCAAATATGGAGTGTGATATTGCTTTGGAGCGGTTTGCTTGCTTTTTACATATTATATCCAACTTTGATcactaaaaaaattattattgaaattactAACCTTTGTttcaattgaaaaataaaaacttccaaatattattatacagtaatttgttaaaacttaaattttcaATGGTTGATTTTTACATGAATCATGTTGAAAGTAAATCAAAATTTAATCAGCTCATTGACATcattaaaaatgcatataagAGGCACGCCAAAGAGCATGGTGGGTAACCACTATTTAGAAGAGCCTAGGCCTGGTGCAAGTTTAACTTGATGTAAGAAATGTAGGCTGACTTGGTGTTCTTGTCATGCCCAGCCTATGGACATCAAACTATCACAATTCTTGCAGTAAACTACATACTATTATATTTCTTCTCTTCTCATTCTTCATTACCATGTAGTTAGAGAGCTCTTCCTTTATTGATCTATTCTTCATACTGAATCTAGAAACATCTTGCATGCATTTTTGctatttctttataataatacagAAGAAATGTATTGAAATTAAGATTATAGTTTTAGACTAATATCTATTGAGTACACAAGATTCAGAAGCTCTAGCTGTAAACTGGTGACACCGTATGTTGAAATGATTCCAACTTTGTGGAATGTTCCAACCAAAACCACCACCAATCTGTACTAGAGACATTGACAGCTTCTACATTCAGAAACCAACAAAATTCCAACTTTCCAAAACTCTTCAACTActatatataaagaaatagcAAAACTTTATcaacaatgtaaaatttaatttattcaaaattatgcatgaaattttgataaaattattAGTTTTTTGTCATACTGAATTTTTGATATCcacaaatcattttttaaacaatttgtaattcacatttactgtatactgtTATTATATGTCTTGGTGGATTCAAcctattaaataatgttaaacaacTCATAGTTTCTACTTCTAAGAAGGTAAACTTTTCTTGTATaaattatactgaataaatatttgttatttcctACATTATATCTTTAAAGAAAAACCACTTTAACCAAAACTAACGCTGTAAAGCtttttgaataaaatttaaaactcGTCTTTCTATGCCTTCTCTTCCCCATAGCACGCGGAATTGTTTACTACTAAAttctaaattacaaattaatagtTGGTAGCAAaccttttaataataatacttctAAATTAATTTTTCTAGCTAACAATTCTCGGTCATCAAATTGGAAATTCTAATCTCTTCTAGCTTAGCTAATGCATCAATAAGAGGTTGCCAGTTCCTTATCCAAATTCACCCCAATTGAATTGCTTATAAAGTCAGAGGGTCTCTTTTTTGCCTTAACAAgccaaataataatttttatatatattataatatatacagtatttaatatatgtaatattatgttaatatatttgttttaatctatatataaatttacgtaagggcaaaattcggtaaatcgcgccttacttctagaattttcactcgatggtatgtaaagttggttcgtactttcggtactgattttaaccgcctgatgtaaccctgtttactaattaaattgagttagataattagttattgacgattaaaacgaatttaggttcaacgatttgccccaaataggggtgttttccgatcgtggtatacactgtctaatggatgtccatcttgaaaaatacccgccaaaaaaatgcgaggaggcttcgcatttttctatctcctcctacgataattgtttttaatagctgaaaaccggttgaacagctagagtacaccatcataatgttgaagacaggccgattttctttaaaaaatactattttgatagatttaatatacgattatacaaatgtattgatttgcgatgaatggaacatcccaatctctcagtctgccagagtttggtttaacacaagtactgtaggtaaatttatgagcccttggtttaacacatacggtaggtaaatatatgggccctttgagaataaacttgcaataggttcggaaaatgttaaaaaccaatttatattatttgaatcggtaaacagtttccatttattatacattgataatgaaacatgaaatattcctatttatgtccctcgaggttcattacaatttatatttagtagtcccacggacttcatcttagccactcccccgagtgctaaggccaaatttatgataccctactttctatgtaagtttagttacagttagttcttgacgataatacaacgaatttaggttacacccttcggccgcgaaaacgtttctgtacaaatatgataccgattggctttatttcattcaacagcgaccataatctcgccaattacaggatagataaactattttattattgatgtgcttataaattaagactcatgtaaacagcttgattacatcattttacagacaaacgaaacttttttaaacctactgtttcaataactgagtataatactgtatacgttttcataagtaagtgcatatacattttcgtgttttcattgacgagattgtaatagtaacttcagtaactattacagtacttattatacgacacaagacaattgtatctgacaggtacgtacattattctaaaaaataagtctagatagatcccttaggcgtcataaatcacaggccaacaaatcagtactcatgacagaaattcgacccagtttggttcacacaaatgtttacaggaatttcaacCACCACAACcgaatcaactttattactgcggttccatcaccaccacgtgccgcccaattccccggtacatacatttccatttctccctaatttctttagtccacataaattaattgtcctttatggaatccagtattggttttgttgtctctattctattctactgtattcgagaaccatctgtgagcacccctagatggtacgcgagcgaagcgagcgtgccatctagtaatGATAATTTGCCTATTAAACTAAagattttgaatttaatttaaccCATACCATAATcagaaaaatttatttaaacctTGAAATTGCTAAAAAGTGGTACAGTATACAACTAAAGAGAACATCCGTGTGTTTCATTCAGATTGATCCACAAGAGGCAGCTTGCATAGAAGAcatgtacatatatatataatcacattttatatttatttgatagTGGTGtcaataataattttaagtatttttatttcaacaaaaatagTGATATAttatgtgttattattatttgtaattctttcactaaatattttacaatgattttagattttaaaacatttcttgTTAATGATTACTGAATTTTGCAACTTTAAAGAGAATCGTTGAAGGATATTATAGACAGTTACAGTTAAtctatgtatattatatttgaataaCTTGAATTGATGTATTAATAGCATTGTAGAATTTCAAATGTAATAATTGTTATGATTTATTGAACAGCGGGACAACAAGACCAGCGAAAGGTGATAGTGTACATGACGGTTATATTTGTCGCGTTCCTTGTCACCATTGGACTATGTTTGATATGCTATCTTAGATACAGGTTTGTTAAATCATTtgctttctttttctttttaattttgtctttaTTGTCAATTATCAAgagttattaataaaataaaaaatgatttttatagAAAAGGTCCACTTTTTATTGCAGCAAAAGAAAGATGTGTAAATATTGTCTTTCACCTACTGCAGGGATTAAAAATTGTCAAGCTAGTTGACTAGAGTTAAATGATGAGATTATATTCAATCTTTATCATACtatgtcaaatatggtaataaaaatTATCTTTGTTAAAAACCCAACTCAATCCATGGAAGGACCTATACAACCTATTTAAATAATTCTGTAATATATTTCATAGTTATTGATTAacttgtaataataaatgttgataCATTGTTTTTCCCAGAAAATCAAAAGAAACGGAGCGTTATGAAAAACAAGTTGAAAATCTCAGAAAACACCAATCTAAACGATCAAATGGAATGAGTGGCCAAAATAAGGACATCGAAAACCAAATggtaagaataaaaaaaaaaaattcataacaGCGTGCCTCAATTTATCTCATGGTGGCCAAGATagttaaattacaaataaatgtgatCAGTGTAATTCTGGATGAAAATAAGTGAACCTAAAATTCTCCTGAAGACGCATACAACTGTGGCATATTATTATGTTGCAGCAACATTTTTTAGGCTGTTGAAATAATAGTCTTACACTATTTTTTGTTACTTCCATAGCTTTGGCTTCAACAATATTTGAGAGGACTTGGGGTAAAGAGAAATATATCTCTGTTAAAACTATTGCACTATTTCCAACGCATGTTTATCTTTTCtaattaaaagttgttttttttttcattaaataacGCATGTTTATTAATgcaagacatttttttttatcgtgAATTCTACAAACGTAATATAGCACTGAATTATTTTGTGGTTACTGTATTAGTATATCTTTTTATATGGTTAagatttaatcattttttaaatatatatttaaatatatattttaaagtgtGATGGTTCTATTATAGTATTGGttgtattttattcatttcaaatttaatattgaaagTTTATCAAGTTTAATTAgttaattgaaattgaaaatggtcaaataaatacacatttGACATTAATTAACAGTGACATTAACAATGGCTACTAAACCAATGAACtttcaatatttataattcATGATTTTATGAAtactttgtttgtttattatgtgTTGTTTTGTTACACAGCAAACTCCCTCAAAACGACATggacaaaaacaaatttcatggTCGATATTTTGGAAGATCTATTccaaattttattcatttttactacttattttaataacattttttgaaaCCTAAAGTTATAAAGGATTATAATTCATTtggtttcatttttttaatttatagattAATTCCTtctttttagtttaaaaaaattatttttagttgattttattttctgttgtatattattttaggcTGAGGAAGAGTTATGATTTTTAGCCTGGTATTTcacc contains:
- the LOC140051966 gene encoding uncharacterized protein isoform X4 — translated: MDSSDEYDDPKGLLLVEKTKSQLRMSLALRLAILGTIVVGLVFIVLNLSVGDWWKLEYSTNVLPLQNVCAVNCYNGGTLNDKKCNCACPEGFIGEFCENSDIVTTKAPPACDGMSCGDYGTLNETSCTCKCQKYYSGKYCTEDDTPPPCTLQCVNGVLDRDNCSCNCDLMYTGRTCNKKDEKPCSRPDICLNGGTCYATNNNDVIELCYCPDGYSGNNCGIKNCNLNCGDHGELMTDPCSCVCDKGYKGALCDDEIVATPTNSFLQQCTDENYNKNYCFNEGTCYEFISDPNKHLCFCPAPHGGNRCQLILPVDIKDGENANHQTGQQDQRKVIVYMTVIFVAFLVTIGLCLICYLRYRKSKETERYEKQVENLRKHQSKRSNGMSGQNKDIENQMLWLQQYLRGLGYIPEEVLNNRPDNAYIRPQLCMGSRNSSTTSAAQTVIEMNHLAASKGSQFNERTVQTGSADKVSGHGSATSVHGKSSRSGSTGSGHHSQQSSPPSSGASQRRRTEYEKVPSDDPDNCVYKRQGGTACVRERDFCVSKMDSDSASDKDSETSSVCEGDSIDMPNPQIQAFNTLRSSDRDSAEYTWDDYGQLARFTPNGFKGDSPLHHPMGRGRLYGTGSGVRPSMNVVANPMNCGLQNNAMGDSINNPNDAYYQSTLNNLDISASPAAV